A DNA window from Ipomoea triloba cultivar NCNSP0323 chromosome 10, ASM357664v1 contains the following coding sequences:
- the LOC116031797 gene encoding seed lectin beta chain-like, translated as MAAAAALCTFLNISAFVSLVFASLVCSLSFNMPYITPYYLGNIKVEGAANITNQGIQLTPFEGVQVSKAGRAMYAVPLQLWDKASGNLADFDTKFTFNINSNGNTNYGDGLAFFLADFSTPFSQTMYGGGGLGLTDGNLQTALDPFVAVAFDTYSSSSQTQTSTVSINVRSMKTSVKTTEWPNDVTQGKPNSASITYRAVSKVLRVDFTGYSNGQTSTYTLSCEVDLRVVDLPEFVSVGFSAATGSFFEEHTVTSWQFGSSPPRPAGSLLPPPNLVQKATDKIKRDLMIGVSVGVPTAVVVFVVLYCLCKKRRPKINEVTLGKVSAKAGAHAAKVAVKVAQDPTLECCANVAQVPVEPNPECCVKVEEPPAQEPCGQVSEGEEDGVLETLASSILDIFKTCG; from the coding sequence ATGGCAGCAGCTGCCGCCTTGTGCACATTTTTGAATATCTCCGCCTTTGTATCCCTTGTGTTTGCATCTCTAGTGTGTTCACTTTCATTTAACATGCCCTATATTACTCCTTATTATCTTGGGAACATCAAAGTCGAAGGAGCTGCAAATATCACAAACCAGGGCATCCAACTCACACCATTTGAAGGCGTCCAGGTCTCCAAAGCCGGTCGAGCCATGTATGCCGTTCCATTGCAACTATGGGACAAGGCTTCAGGGAATTTAGCTGATTTTGACACCAAATTCACTTTCAACATCAACTCAAATGGTAACACCAACTATGGCGATGGCCTGGCCTTTTTCTTGGCTGATTTTTCCACCCCATTTTCTCAGACTATGTATGGTGGTGGCGGCCTTGGCCTAACCGATGGGAATCTGCAAACAGCTCTAGACCCCTTCGTCGCTGTAGCGTTTGATACATACTCATCATCATCCCAAACTCAGACAAGTACTGTAAGTATCAACGTTAGATCTATGAAAACTTCTGTTAAAACCACGGAATGGCCAAACGACGTTACACAGGGGAAGCCCAATTCTGCTTCCATAACTTACAGGGCGGTTTCCAAGGTTCTCAGAGTTGATTTCACAGGATACTCTAATGGCCAGACCTCAACCTACACCCTTAGCTGCGAGGTTGATTTGAGGGTAGTTGACTTGCCTGAATTTGTAAGCGTTGGCTTCTCAGCTGCAACGGGGAGTTTCTTTGAGGAACACACTGTCACCTCGTGGCAGTTCGGTTCTTCTCCACCTAGGCCGGCGGGCAGTCTGTTGCCACCGCCAAATCTTGTTCAAAAAGCGACGGACAAGATCAAAAGAGATTTGATGATTGGAGTTTCTGTTGGTGTTCCCACTGCAGTTGTTGTGTTTGTAGTCCTTTATTGCCTTTGTAAGAAGAGACGGCCAAAAATTAATGAGGTTACTCTTGGTAAGGTCTCCGCCAAAGCTGGTGCTCATGCTGCAAAAGTGGCTGTAAAAGTGGCACAAGACCCAACCTTAGAATGTTGTGCTAACGTTGCACAAGTGCCAGTGGAACCAAACCCAGAATGTTGTGTTAAGGTTGAAGAACCACCGGCCCAAGAACCTTGTGGTCAGGTCTCAGAAGGGGAGGAAGATGGCGTTTTGGAAACTCTCGCATCATCAATTcttgatatttttaaaacatgtgGTTGA
- the LOC116033420 gene encoding L-type lectin-domain containing receptor kinase IX.1-like, whose protein sequence is MAAALCRFLDVLAFLFLLLPSLVCSLSFDLPSIGPKDKDVLIKVEGNATITNRGIKLTPDLNGKAGRAKYVELLHLWDKASGDLADFTTHFTFNIDSNGSSRYADGMAFFMANFSTPFDINRTCGGALGLMDAYKPSPDHFLAVVFDTYSNEKNMPMTNVSIIINSVLVPEENTVWWNNITQGKNNNASITYNATSRILQVVFTGFWDGQYLTGNLSHMVDLRYLPEFVNVGFSGATGMLSEENIVSSWRFNSTSLTLSSSVSSVSPSPSPSPAPPREEKNKKKGLVIGLSICVPVLVALLLALAIVTCLKKTGTEIGNNQEIILLGQDMDSEFQMVSSGPKKFSYTELETATYNFAEEQKLGEVGFGGVYRGFLSSLNLYVAVKRISSGSKQGVNEYASEVKIISRLRHRNLVPLHGWCHEKGELLLVYEYMPCKLQSLIKNVRQVQELGTYKPHLFFFLKLLLQSDLSHFRGRNMPEGSLDSHLFKRNSPLNWEIRYRIAQGLASALCYLHEEWEKCVLHRDIKPSNVLLDSSFNAKLGDFGLAWLVDHENAPQKTIVGGTPGYVVPECNFTFKTSKESDVYSFGIVALGIATGQRAILANDPEGVKTLVEWVWDLYGMGKLLEAVDPKLCGNFDEQEMEQLMMIGLWCAHPDSTCRPKISQALHCLKFLVQLPILPPKMPKPFNVSSSHWQIFEGHTRSSNNTCPSRFTSSSIMDTGSSSSASHSHAH, encoded by the exons ATGGCAGCTGCCTTGTGCAGATTCTTGGATGTCTTGGCCTTCCTATTCCTTTTGCTACCTTCTTTAGTTTGTTCCCTCTCGTTTGATCTGCCAAGCATTGGTCCTAAGGATAAAGATGTGCTCATTAAAGTGGAAGGAAATGCAACCATCACAAACCGTGGCATCAAACTCACACCGGATTTAAATGGCAAAGCCGGTCGAGCCAAGTATGTTGAATTGTTGCACCTATGGGATAAGGCTTCTGGAGATTTAGCCGATTTTACCACCCATTTCACTTTCAACATCGACTCAAATGGTAGCTCTCGCTATGCTGATGGAATGGCCTTTTTCATGGCTAATTTTTCCACCCCATTCGATATAAATCGGACGTGTGGTGGCGCCCTTGGCCTAATGGATGCCTATAAACCATCTCCAGATCATTTCCTTGCTGTGGTTTTTGATACATACTCAAACGAGAAGAATATGCCAATGACAAATGTGAGTATCATAATTAATTCTGTACTAGTACCCGAGGAGAATACAGTATGGTGGAACAATATTACACAGGGGAAGAATAACAATGCTTCCATAACTTATAATGCTACTTCCAGGATTCTTCAAGTTGTTTTTACAGGATTCTGGGATGGCCAGTACTTGACAGGCAACCTTAGCCATATGGTTGATCTCAGGTACTTGCCCGAATTCGTTAACGTTGGCTTCTCAGGTGCAACAGGAATGTTGTCTGAGGAAAACATTGTAAGCTCGTGGCGGTTCAATTCCACTTCACTGACACTGAGCTCGTCGGTCAGTAGTGtatctccatctccatctccatcgcCAGCTCCTCCTCGAGAagaaaagaacaagaagaaagGGCTAGTGATAGGATTGAGTATTTGTGTTCCAGTTTTAGTTGCTCTGTTATTGGCTTTAGCCATCGTTACTTGTCTTAAAAAGACAGGAACAGAAATAGGAAACAATCAAGAGATTATTCTTCTTGGTCAGGACATGGATAGTGAATTTCAAATGGTTAGCAGTGGTCCTAAAAAGTTCTCATACACTGAATTGGAGACTGCAACTTACAACTTTGCAGAGGAGCAGAAGCTTGGAGAAGTGGGGTTTGGAGGGGTTTATAGAGGTTTCTTAAGCAGCCTAAACTTGTATGTGGCTGTTAAGAGAATCTCAAGTGGGTCTAAACAGGGGGTTAATGAATATGCATCAGAAGTAAAGATAATCAGCCGATTGAGACATAGAAACTTGGTGCCACTTCACGGTTGGTGTCACGAGAAAGGCGAACTGCTGCTTGTTTATGAATACATGCCAT GCAAGTTGCAAAGTTTGATCAAGAATGTTAGGCAAGTCCAAGAGTTAGGCAcctacaaa cctcatttatttttctttctcaaattattgttgcaatctgatctatcccacttccgcgggcgcaacatgCCAGAAGGCAGCTTAGACTCCCATCTCTTCAAGAGAAACTCACCTTTGAATTGGGAGATCAGGTATAGAATTGCACAAGGCTTGGCCTCGGCTTTGTGCTATCTGCACGAAGAGTGGGAAAAATGTGTATTGCATAGGGATATTAAACCTAGCAATGTCTTGTTGGACTCTAGCTTTAACGCTAAGCTAGGTGATTTTGGGTTAGCTTGGCTAGTTGACCATGAAAATGCACCCCAAAAAACCATAGTCGGAGGAACACCAGGGTATGTAGTTCCAGAATGCAATTTCACATTCAAGACGAGCAAAGAATCAGATGTGTATAGCTTTGGAATCGTTGCATTAGGAATTGCTACTGGGCAAAGAGCAATTCTTGCCAATGATCCCGAAGGTGTGAAAACCTTGGTGGAATGGGTTTGGGATTTGTATGGAATGGGAAAGCTACTAGAGGCTGTAGATCCTAAACTATGCGGAAACTTTGATGAGCAAGAAATGGAGCAGTTAATGATGATTGGGCTGTGGTGTGCTCACCCTGATAGTACTTGCCGACCAAAAATAAGCCAAGCTTTACATTGTCTTAAATTCCTAGTGCAATTGCCCATCCTTCCACCAAAGATGCCTAAGCCATTCAACGTTTCAAGTTCGCATTGGCAAATATTTGAGGGCCATACGAGGTCAAGCAACAATACTTGTCCCTCGCGTTTCACTTCATCTTCCATCATGGATACTGGTTCTTCATCTTCTGCCTCACATTCGCACGCACACTGA